A genomic stretch from Bordetella sp. N includes:
- a CDS encoding efflux RND transporter permease subunit: MPQFFIDRPIFAWVVALFILLAGILAIPNMPISQYPNVAPPAIEITATYPGASAKEVADSVTSLIEDQLNGAKGLLYYESVSDSNGQSTITATFEPGRDPDLAQVDVQNRVANVTAQLPAAVTQQGLQFQQTSTGFLMIVTLSSTDGTLDQTALADYVTRNIKNPVSRVPGVGQFQLFAAPRAMRVWIDPQKLVGLNLSMAQVNQAISQQNVLISGGNLGGPPNPDSQRTTATVVANGQLATVEGFGNIVLRANTDGSVVRVRDVGRVEIGADNYFFGARLNGKPTAAFAIVLSPDANALQTAGGVRTQMEQLSRYFPANIKYDIPYDTAPYVKVSILDVVKTLGEAMVLVFLVMYLFLQNVRYTVIPALVVPVAMMGAFAVMLALGFSINVLTMFAMVLAIGILVDDAIVVVENVERIMATEGLGPKEATSRAMPQITGAITGITLVLVSVFLPLAFMGGSVGVIYRQFSVAMAVSIFFSALLALTFTPALCSTILKPVSADHHHGKRGFFGWFNRHFDATTTGYQNWVSRMLHKGGRMMLIYLVLVVALGWLYLRLPSSFLPEEDQGYVISNIELPTGSSANRAVEVLQQVEKYFLAEPQVQNIIAVQGFSFNGNGLNAAIAFTTLKDFEERKGRPNSAQAVSFRALNKLLMGIHDAMVFTVVPPAISSLGNATGFDFRLQDRANAGTEALGQATGELMGMAMQSPILSQVRISGLGPGAQLSLDIDRDKAAALGVDFSEAASLISTAVGSAFINKFPNFGRMQNVWVQADQQYRMQVEDVLKLNARNSDGGMVPLSTFVTPHWKQGPVQIVRYNSYESIRISGDAQPGHTTGEAMVEMENLMNKLPQGFGYEWNGLSYQERQAGNQAPILMGLSLLVVFLVLAALYESWAIPISVMLVVPLGMLGAVGLVSALGMSNDVYFQVGMVTVIGLAAKNAILIVEFAKDEYARGKGLMEATVDAARLRFRPILMTSLAFILGVIPLAIASGAGAASQRAVGLGVLGGMLAATPFAVIFVPTFFVVVLGLFKTKPRLLGAEARRFEAEQAEKRARAAADGPPIPPMAAPGPSSTDDKEQP, translated from the coding sequence ATGCCGCAATTTTTTATCGATAGACCGATCTTTGCCTGGGTCGTCGCCTTGTTCATCCTGCTGGCGGGCATATTGGCCATCCCCAATATGCCCATCTCGCAGTATCCCAACGTCGCGCCGCCCGCGATCGAGATCACCGCCACCTACCCGGGCGCCTCGGCCAAGGAAGTGGCCGATTCGGTCACCAGTTTGATCGAGGATCAGCTCAACGGCGCCAAGGGCCTGCTGTATTACGAGTCGGTCAGCGACTCCAACGGCCAGTCCACCATTACCGCCACGTTCGAGCCGGGCCGCGACCCCGACCTGGCGCAGGTGGACGTGCAGAACCGCGTGGCCAACGTCACCGCCCAATTGCCGGCGGCGGTCACGCAGCAGGGCCTGCAATTCCAGCAGACCAGCACCGGCTTCCTGATGATCGTCACGCTGTCGTCGACCGATGGCACGCTGGACCAGACCGCGCTGGCCGACTACGTCACGCGCAATATCAAGAACCCCGTGTCGCGCGTGCCCGGCGTGGGCCAGTTCCAGCTGTTCGCGGCACCGCGCGCCATGCGCGTGTGGATCGATCCGCAAAAACTGGTGGGCCTCAACCTGAGCATGGCCCAGGTCAACCAGGCCATCTCCCAGCAGAACGTGCTGATATCGGGCGGCAACCTGGGCGGGCCGCCCAACCCCGACAGCCAGCGCACCACCGCCACGGTGGTGGCCAACGGCCAGCTTGCGACGGTGGAAGGCTTCGGCAATATCGTGCTGCGCGCCAATACCGACGGCTCGGTAGTGCGGGTGCGCGACGTGGGCCGCGTGGAGATCGGCGCCGACAACTACTTCTTCGGCGCCCGCCTGAACGGCAAGCCGACCGCGGCATTCGCCATCGTGCTGTCGCCCGACGCCAATGCCTTGCAGACCGCCGGTGGCGTGCGCACGCAGATGGAGCAGCTGTCGCGCTATTTCCCCGCCAACATCAAGTACGACATCCCCTACGACACCGCGCCCTACGTCAAAGTATCCATCCTGGACGTGGTCAAGACCCTGGGCGAGGCCATGGTGCTGGTCTTCCTGGTGATGTACCTGTTCCTGCAAAACGTCCGCTATACCGTGATCCCCGCCCTGGTGGTGCCGGTGGCGATGATGGGCGCCTTCGCGGTGATGCTGGCGCTGGGCTTTTCCATCAACGTGTTGACCATGTTCGCCATGGTGCTGGCCATCGGCATCCTGGTGGATGACGCCATCGTGGTGGTGGAGAACGTCGAGCGGATCATGGCCACCGAGGGCCTGGGGCCCAAGGAGGCCACGTCACGAGCCATGCCGCAGATCACGGGCGCCATCACCGGTATCACCCTGGTGCTGGTCAGCGTGTTCCTGCCCCTGGCCTTCATGGGCGGATCGGTGGGGGTCATCTACCGTCAGTTCTCGGTGGCCATGGCTGTGTCCATTTTCTTCTCGGCCCTGCTGGCGCTGACCTTCACGCCAGCGCTGTGCTCGACCATCCTGAAGCCGGTGTCGGCCGACCACCATCACGGCAAGCGGGGCTTCTTCGGCTGGTTCAACCGTCATTTCGACGCCACCACCACCGGCTACCAGAACTGGGTCTCGCGCATGCTGCACAAGGGTGGCCGCATGATGCTGATCTACCTGGTGCTGGTCGTGGCGCTGGGTTGGCTGTATCTGCGCCTGCCGTCGTCCTTCCTGCCGGAAGAAGACCAGGGCTACGTCATCAGCAACATCGAACTGCCCACGGGGTCCAGCGCCAATCGCGCGGTGGAAGTGCTGCAGCAGGTCGAGAAATATTTCCTGGCCGAACCGCAAGTCCAGAACATCATCGCGGTGCAGGGCTTCAGCTTCAACGGCAACGGCCTGAACGCCGCCATCGCCTTCACCACCCTGAAGGATTTCGAGGAGCGCAAGGGCAGGCCCAATTCGGCGCAGGCGGTGTCTTTCCGGGCCTTGAACAAGCTGCTCATGGGCATCCATGACGCCATGGTCTTCACCGTGGTGCCGCCGGCGATCTCGTCCCTGGGTAATGCCACCGGCTTCGATTTCCGCTTGCAGGACCGCGCCAACGCCGGCACCGAAGCGCTGGGCCAGGCCACCGGGGAACTGATGGGGATGGCGATGCAAAGCCCCATCCTGTCGCAGGTGCGTATCTCCGGCCTGGGGCCGGGCGCGCAACTGAGCCTGGACATCGACCGCGACAAGGCCGCTGCCCTGGGCGTGGACTTCTCCGAGGCAGCCAGCCTGATCTCCACCGCGGTGGGCAGCGCCTTCATCAACAAGTTCCCGAACTTCGGGCGCATGCAGAACGTCTGGGTGCAGGCCGACCAGCAGTACCGCATGCAGGTGGAGGACGTGCTCAAGCTGAACGCGCGCAACAGCGATGGCGGCATGGTGCCCCTGTCGACCTTCGTCACGCCGCACTGGAAACAGGGCCCCGTGCAGATCGTGCGCTACAACAGCTACGAGTCCATCCGCATCAGCGGCGACGCCCAGCCGGGTCACACCACGGGCGAAGCCATGGTGGAGATGGAAAACCTGATGAACAAGCTGCCACAGGGCTTCGGCTACGAGTGGAACGGCCTGTCCTATCAGGAACGGCAGGCGGGCAATCAGGCGCCCATCCTGATGGGGTTGTCGCTGCTGGTGGTCTTCCTGGTGCTGGCTGCCCTGTATGAAAGCTGGGCCATTCCGATTTCGGTGATGCTGGTGGTGCCCCTGGGCATGCTGGGTGCGGTCGGCCTGGTGAGCGCCCTGGGGATGTCGAACGACGTGTACTTCCAGGTCGGCATGGTGACGGTGATCGGGCTGGCGGCCAAGAACGCCATCCTGATCGTCGAGTTCGCCAAGGATGAATATGCCCGCGGCAAAGGCCTGATGGAGGCGACGGTGGACGCGGCGCGGCTGCGCTTCCGCCCCATCCTGATGACGTCGCTGGCCTTCATCCTGGGCGTGATCCCGCTGGCCATCGCCAGCGGCGCCGGCGCCGCCAGCCAGCGCGCGGTGGGTCTGGGCGTGCTGGGCGGCATGCTGGCCGCCACGCCTTTCGCCGTGATCTTCGTGCCGACGTTCTTCGTGGTGGTGCTGGGCTTGTTCAAGACCAAGCCGCGCCTGCTGGGCGCTGAAGCCCGCCGGTTCGAGGCTGAACAGGCCGAGAAACGCGCGCGCGCCGCCGCCGACGGTCCACCGATCCCGCCCATGGCGGCGCCGGGGCCGTCGTCCACCGACGACAAGGAGCAACCATGA
- a CDS encoding AAA family ATPase, whose translation MTSTAIVLHGPTSAGKSSLAKALQDSSEISMLHISLDAFVEMSRRRDMRSECELRAALRLHYLNRQATLKRAAASHFEIVLDLVLRDIPVLKECIAALAPRSTYVIGVKCPLDVLENRERGRSDRGNGMARSQFGDPAYSWPYAMDIDTSTCSPEESAGRIRSFINGQSM comes from the coding sequence ATGACGTCGACAGCAATCGTGTTGCACGGTCCGACCAGTGCAGGAAAGAGCAGCTTGGCAAAGGCACTCCAAGATAGTTCGGAGATTTCCATGCTCCACATCTCGCTCGACGCCTTCGTCGAAATGTCCCGAAGGCGAGACATGCGATCAGAATGCGAGCTGCGTGCGGCCCTCAGGCTTCATTACCTTAACCGGCAAGCCACTCTAAAGCGCGCAGCGGCCAGCCACTTCGAAATCGTCCTGGATCTTGTGCTGCGGGATATACCCGTTTTAAAGGAATGTATTGCCGCCCTGGCGCCGCGTAGCACTTACGTCATTGGCGTTAAATGCCCGTTGGATGTATTGGAAAATCGCGAGCGAGGTAGATCTGACCGCGGCAATGGAATGGCACGATCTCAATTCGGTGACCCTGCTTATTCTTGGCCCTATGCGATGGACATCGATACTTCGACCTGCAGTCCCGAGGAAAGTGCTGGCCGCATCCGCTCATTTATCAATGGGCAGAGTATGTGA
- a CDS encoding three component ABC system middle component: MTMLAREAQNVQNPALGAALVWRFCCAYVAAHPTAGAPPLPTLFLVLPIVLHQATVELLRRTWLSSGLRAFAGKFGDSRVSKQDLLLQIHDRSLRWRTLTLQSIELAAAGHLIHVTESGQVMPLSKTKARGLPEEVKQLMNDAEKLGSWCGQLTLHEITTTLKVRL, from the coding sequence ATGACGATGCTGGCCAGAGAAGCACAGAACGTACAGAATCCTGCACTCGGTGCGGCCCTCGTCTGGCGTTTCTGCTGCGCCTATGTCGCGGCTCATCCAACCGCTGGTGCTCCCCCCCTGCCTACCCTGTTCTTGGTATTACCCATCGTGCTGCATCAGGCAACAGTGGAGCTTTTGCGCCGTACTTGGCTTAGCTCAGGATTACGGGCTTTCGCCGGCAAATTTGGGGATAGCAGAGTGTCTAAGCAGGATCTTCTTCTTCAAATCCACGATCGGTCGCTACGCTGGCGTACTCTGACGCTGCAGTCGATTGAGCTGGCTGCTGCCGGGCACTTAATCCATGTGACAGAATCAGGCCAAGTCATGCCACTGTCAAAGACTAAGGCACGGGGCCTGCCCGAGGAAGTCAAACAACTAATGAATGACGCTGAGAAGCTGGGCAGCTGGTGCGGGCAATTGACCCTACATGAGATAACCACAACATTGAAGGTGAGGCTCTGA
- a CDS encoding efflux RND transporter periplasmic adaptor subunit — translation MGLRFTRVTKPVYAGAVLALMLAACGERPQLNPGPPQVGVVTVQPERTPSITELPGRVDAVRDAQIRARVTGIVQKVAFEQGGDVKENQLLFKIDPAPYKAAYDQAAAQLKQSQADLYSTKALADRYAPLVKANAVSKQEYDNAVAGYRQADAAVAAARASLQTAAINLGYTDVTSPIAGRIGKPLVTEGALVEGSSATQMALVQQLDPVYVDFTQTTGELAQLRRALASGQLQKFGDDGAQAKVVLEDGSEYKHAGKLLFTGITVDPATGQVNLRAQFPNPDHDLLPGMYVRVRLTQGVDNQALLVPQQALQRTPDGLQSLMLVRDNKVASINVTTAGVNNGRWIVTSGLKAGDVVIVEGFQKIRPGAPVQVSQWTPGQPAQAPTPGGDAAKGAAPAPAAAPAAEKKS, via the coding sequence ATGGGTCTCCGCTTTACGCGTGTCACGAAGCCGGTCTATGCCGGCGCTGTCCTGGCCCTGATGCTCGCCGCCTGCGGCGAACGTCCACAATTGAATCCCGGCCCGCCCCAAGTCGGCGTGGTCACCGTACAGCCCGAGCGCACCCCCAGCATCACCGAACTGCCCGGCCGCGTTGACGCGGTGCGCGACGCCCAGATTCGCGCCCGCGTCACGGGCATCGTGCAGAAGGTCGCCTTTGAGCAGGGCGGCGACGTCAAGGAAAACCAGCTGCTGTTCAAAATCGATCCGGCGCCTTACAAGGCCGCCTACGATCAGGCAGCCGCGCAGCTCAAGCAGTCCCAGGCCGACCTGTACAGCACCAAGGCCCTGGCCGACCGCTATGCGCCGCTGGTGAAGGCCAACGCCGTCAGCAAACAGGAATATGACAATGCCGTCGCCGGCTACCGCCAGGCCGACGCCGCGGTCGCGGCCGCGCGCGCCAGCCTGCAGACGGCGGCCATCAACCTTGGCTACACCGATGTCACGTCCCCCATCGCGGGCCGCATCGGCAAGCCGCTGGTGACCGAAGGCGCGCTGGTCGAGGGCTCCTCGGCCACGCAGATGGCGCTGGTGCAGCAACTGGACCCGGTCTATGTGGATTTCACCCAGACCACCGGCGAGCTGGCCCAGCTGCGCAGGGCGCTGGCCAGCGGCCAGTTGCAGAAGTTCGGCGACGACGGCGCCCAAGCCAAGGTGGTGCTGGAAGACGGGTCCGAATACAAGCACGCGGGCAAGCTGCTGTTCACCGGCATCACGGTGGATCCCGCCACCGGCCAGGTCAACCTGCGGGCCCAGTTCCCCAATCCCGATCATGACCTCTTGCCCGGCATGTACGTGCGGGTGAGACTGACCCAAGGTGTCGACAACCAGGCCCTGCTGGTGCCGCAACAAGCCTTGCAGCGCACGCCGGACGGCTTGCAAAGCCTGATGCTGGTGCGCGACAACAAGGTGGCCTCCATCAACGTCACCACGGCAGGTGTCAATAACGGCCGCTGGATCGTCACCAGCGGGCTGAAGGCCGGCGACGTGGTGATCGTCGAAGGCTTCCAGAAAATTCGGCCCGGCGCCCCGGTGCAGGTGTCGCAATGGACGCCGGGTCAGCCCGCCCAGGCGCCCACCCCGGGCGGTGACGCCGCCAAGGGTGCGGCGCCTGCCCCGGCCGCCGCGCCCGCCGCGGAAAAGAAATCCTGA
- a CDS encoding ABC-three component system protein, producing MEYLDDLAQEDNKGVKLGQSKSALTANPVADRAKPLWKTLSNWVTLATQGGCNPARTTFELYVSRPVSGTLVDALHGAVSEDSAQAAILLARDTLWGEAPSYVKRDEVAAEIAPYVENVLSADLAIVAQVVRNFNLTCGSGSPQADVEALLRTHPISQSKIQDIADHMSGVVKRRIDELLEARKPAIISRDDFHTWYGAYVRKIDRDTVLQTRAKRPSNEEAKGHLPRLFVQQLDLIGMPFEDKLEAVGDYLMAAADRTAWAASGEVDASSFEELDGNLKRSWRNKRLACEVAHSGKSGDVQGKALYADCMQVSVAVQEKGTPDHFVPGCLHRLADDLTIGWHPDFAIQLKPKRAA from the coding sequence ATGGAGTACTTGGACGACCTCGCTCAGGAAGACAATAAGGGAGTCAAACTGGGTCAGAGCAAGAGTGCGCTCACCGCTAATCCGGTGGCCGACCGGGCCAAACCACTGTGGAAAACCTTGTCGAATTGGGTGACCCTAGCTACTCAAGGCGGTTGTAATCCGGCACGCACTACATTTGAACTGTATGTGTCGCGCCCAGTATCAGGGACATTGGTCGACGCCCTTCACGGTGCTGTTTCGGAAGATTCTGCGCAGGCAGCTATTTTGCTAGCGCGCGATACCTTGTGGGGGGAAGCTCCGAGCTATGTAAAGCGCGATGAGGTGGCTGCGGAGATTGCACCCTATGTCGAGAATGTCCTCAGCGCCGATTTAGCCATCGTGGCGCAGGTGGTCAGGAATTTCAACTTGACGTGTGGCTCTGGCAGCCCCCAGGCCGATGTTGAAGCCTTACTCCGAACCCATCCGATTTCTCAGAGCAAAATCCAAGATATCGCGGACCATATGTCTGGTGTCGTGAAGCGGCGCATCGACGAGCTGTTGGAGGCGCGCAAGCCCGCCATTATTTCACGCGACGATTTCCATACTTGGTATGGGGCTTATGTCCGTAAGATTGACCGGGATACTGTACTGCAGACTCGCGCAAAGAGGCCTAGTAATGAGGAGGCCAAGGGCCACCTACCCCGGCTATTTGTGCAGCAGCTCGATCTGATCGGGATGCCATTCGAAGACAAGCTTGAGGCAGTGGGCGACTATCTGATGGCAGCTGCGGACCGTACTGCATGGGCTGCGAGTGGTGAGGTGGATGCCTCCTCTTTCGAAGAACTCGATGGCAACCTCAAGCGCAGTTGGAGAAACAAGCGGCTCGCCTGCGAGGTAGCTCATAGTGGTAAATCTGGCGACGTTCAAGGAAAGGCACTGTATGCGGACTGTATGCAGGTCAGCGTTGCGGTGCAAGAGAAGGGCACGCCTGATCACTTCGTTCCCGGTTGTCTACACCGGCTAGCCGACGACCTGACCATCGGCTGGCATCCCGACTTCGCGATTCAGCTTAAGCCGAAGAGGGCAGCATGA